The following are encoded in a window of Esox lucius isolate fEsoLuc1 chromosome 14, fEsoLuc1.pri, whole genome shotgun sequence genomic DNA:
- the ppp1r26 gene encoding protein phosphatase 1 regulatory subunit 26 isoform X3: MYLMNVPPVAAIHSEWRSSCGGPPRGFSGLPLCFNDSDSDLSTTGTPIPEKVQMIIESLRSTQSSLDMGDEMELNQVLSGQPGQEAGARSSQGQGFKARRGPPLVTGPSSKFRGPPPPTHSDILLALPEVSSNVDSESPSADSDDSSDGIEEAIQEYLKEKDDHKRKAEPEAAGNVLQPPKTPRREAPLAVPEPPKQHSDSNKVLTASNQVPRSVKTYTQNTVPPTMKKHVKSKTPTCKENPFKKMDTSKAVVVKKLASFEKKRGPSNVYLLSDKLKGPVLNSKSEKSMKLEEHLSDSDSSSSSDDGIEEAIQRYQQEKRKDRHEGGGRQSTKPLRHLKEEADSSSSSDDGIEEAIRRYQLEKQKEKSVTKLSLSLPKQKQVSRGATAQHCPENANNQAGAVKKHKLSKKKKKKPETSSLPSQTPGSSLSLIKNRLPASSPKGNSLLSTKVEPLQQKEQELGATPGPATLKVNTITTTAELMCAEAILDISKAVIKMPDTFNPNAAAGLLSINSSTTEPTTTTSLLISGNCPDDERKSEDESSIDSEDGIEQEIRKFLEQKAQMHKQSPGTDSAVGTSPDGTNIVTEPKKHPKLSPAQKKTIRLSLTQKRKRKEEDNGRKVSNEEGETDLKMKEADPKPSTEHDGLSSLSASCLKNTPQLARASERRREQTGDKSSSLDSDEDLDTAIKDLLKTKKKLKKKTRDKKPPSALRSLKTEPKPISLLKTSLKVTPTSPSTESRNDKKKKGRISKNVSSHPQSNKKKESLNQANETDRAEVNRDVEGLSTEGSPVVVQIKEDSSSVDSDDSIEQEIRKFLAEKAKVSTSAVKTADGQDVGNGSGKTTVPVMERCIKSENQLAEISRMDVTQFSEPPRQTSPEQRRILGRGVFPNTTPANQGNPTTPDTARGSCLVLPLTPSSYPPAMEPTNGTGSGAARAEKRRRSSSGSGSSDAHQSASSEMARGHDHKSFPSPGTSLPRTDSEQSKGQAIPTTQTKEKIHKRNPFQYSSPSLGEKTARTPAYQCGVPTGLFDHRRSAETASRADTPVSTCPPVRTGRSLRTPLVPFHRPSSFETTSTSAAVFSSPFPSLTRRPTATGPSGRYFLHGHASGSGHRWGSSPTLAPGLAESSVVHVAKDRTTYVELSTNKTNHVQVRSREEKGSEGKEDRRRDLAAGERGRESERERGSRMTEERGGEQIGRREEECVDETDISESDERTSPEKKQGFPSLSLSSSIDPGITLSPYIALNTEERRRRFRWMCNTDAGKLPMNTRTEKTVKRKLKFLPFSRINESTESKAQQLF, from the exons ATGTACTTGATGAATGTGCCTCCAGTTGCGGCTATTCACTCAGAATGGAGGTCCTCGTGCGGTGGTCCGCCCAGAGGCTTTAGCGGTCTACCCCTGTGCTTCAATGACTCTGACAGCGACTTGTCCACCACTGGAACACCCATCCCAGAGAAAGTCCAGATGATCATAGAGAGCTTAAGGAGCACCCAGTCCTCACTTGACATGGGCGACGAGATGGAGTTGAACCAGGTACTATCAGGACAACCGGGGCAGGAGGCTGGAGCCCGGAGTTCCCAGGGCCAAGGTTTCAAGGCCCGAAGGGGACCTCCTTTGGTGACAGGTCCTAGTTCCAAATTCAGAGGACCTCCTCCTCCCACTCACTCTGATATCTTGCTGGCACTGCCAGAAGTTTCCTCTAATGTTGATTCAGAGAGCCCAAGTGCTGACAGTGATGACTCAAGCGATGGCATTGAAGAGGCAATACAGGAGTACCTGAAGGAAAAGGACGACCACAAACGCAAGGCTGAGCCGGAGGCAGCTGGTAATGTACTACAGCCGCCTAAGACGCCCCGGAGGGAGGCTCCTCTAGCCGTTCCAGAACCTCCTAAACAACATTCTGACAGCAATAAGGTTTTAACTGCCAGCAACCAGGTCCCAAGAAGTGTGAAAACATATACTCAAAACACTGTACCACCAACcatgaaaaaacatgtaaaaagcAAGACACCCACTTGCAAAGAGAATCCCTTCAAGAAAATGGATACAAGCAAAGCAGTGGTGGTAAAAAAATTGGCCTCTTTTGAAAAGAAGAGAGGCCCCTCTAATGTGTACCTGCTCTCTGACAAACTGAAGGGACCTGTACTGAACAGCAAGTCAGAGAAATCAATGAAGCTGGAGGAACACTTGTCTGACAGTGACAGTAGCAGCAGCAGTGATGACGGCATTGAGGAGGCCATTCAGCGCTACCAGCAGGAGAAGAGGAAAGATAGACATGAAGGAGGAGGCAGACAGTCCACCAAACCCCTTCGCCACCTCAAAGAGGAAGCAGACTCTAGCAGCAGCAGCGATGACGGAATAGAAGAAGCTATTCGCCGTTACCAGCTGGAAAAGCAGAAAGAGAAGAGTGTAACCAAgctctctctatctctaccCAAGCAAAAGCAAGTGAGCAGGGGGGCAACTGCTCAACACTGTCCTGAGAACGCAAACAATCAGGCAGGGGCAgtgaaaaaacacaaactgtctaaaaagaaaaagaaaaaaccaGAGACATCCTCTCTACCCTCTCAGACTCCTGGTTCCTCGCTCTCCCTTATCAAAAACAGATTGCCAGCTAGCAGCCCCAAGGGGAACAGCCTCCTGTCCACCAAAGTGGAGCCCCTGCAACAGAAAGAGCAGGAGCTGGGTGCCACCCCAGGCCCAGCCACCCTGAAGGTCAACACTATTACCACCACAGCTGAGCTGATGTGTGCTGAGGCCATACTGGACATCTCCAAAGCTGTCATTAAAATGCCAGACACCTTCAACCCTAACGCAGCTGCTGGCCTTCTCAGTATCAACAGCAGTACCACAGAGCCAACCACCACCACTTCTCTTCTCATCTCTGGGAACTGCCCAGATGATGAGCGGAAAAGTGAGGATGAAAGCTCCATTGACAGCGAGGATGGGATTGAACAGGAAATCCGGAAGTTTCTCGAGCAGAAGGCCCAAATGCACAAACAGTCCCCTGGTACTGACTCAGCTGTTGGTACAAGTCCGGATGGAACTAACATAGTGACCGAACCAAAAAAACACCCCAAACTGAGTCCGGCCCAAAAGAAAACTATCAGACTGTCTTTGACTCAGAAAAGAAAGCGCAAAGAGGAAGACAACGGCAGAAAGGTTTCCAACGAGGAAGGAGAAACTGATCTCAAAATGAAAGAGGCCGATCCAAAGCCCTCCACCGAGCATGACGGACTGTCGAGCTTGTCCGCCTCCTGCCTGAAAAACACCCCTCAATTGGCCAGAGCCtcggagaggaggagagaacagaCCGGAGACAAGAGTAGCTCACTGGACAGCGACGAAGACCTGGACACAGCAATAAAAGACCTGCTCAAGACCAAGAAGAAGTTGAAGAAGAAGACTAGAGACAAGAAACCGCCGTCAGCATTAAGGAGCCTCAAAACAGAGCCTAAGCCCATCAGCCTTTTGAAAACCAGCCTTAAAGTCACCCCTACTAGTCCCTCTACCGAGAGCAGAAacgataaaaaaaagaaagggagaatTAGTAAGAATGTGTCAAGTCACCCACAAAGCAACAAGAAGAAAGAATCCCTAAACCAGGcaaatgagacagacagagctgaAGTAAACCGAGATGTAGAAGGGCTGTCAACAGAGGGTAGCCCAGTTGTTGTTCAGATAAAAGAAGACAGCAGTTCAGTGGACAGTGATGACAGCATTGAGCAGGAGATCAGAAAGTTCCTTGCGGAGAAGGCTAAGGTTTCTACTTCCGCTGTAAAAACGGCTGACGGACAGGACGTTGGGAATGGGAGTGGCAAGACTACAGTCCCTGTCATGGAGAGATGCATCAAATCGGAAAATCAGCTGGCTGAAATTTCAAGAATGGATGTTACTCAATTCTCTGAGCCGCCTCGCCAGACTAGTCCTGAGCAGAGAAGAATTCTAGGCAGGGGAGTCTTTCCGAACACAACCCCTGCAAATCAAGGAAACCCCACCACCCCAGACACCGCCAGGGGGTCGTGTCTCGTTTTACCCCTCACCCCAAGCTCCTACCCTCCCGCTATGGAGCCcaccaatggcactgggtcaggGGCTGCCAGGGCAGAAAAGAGGAGGAGATCCAGTTCGGGATCAGGAAGCAGCGATGCCCACCAGAGTGCCAGCTCAGAGATGGCAAGGGGTCATGACCACAAGTCATTTCCAAGCCCCGGCACCTCTTTGCCTAGAACTGACTCAGAGCAGAGCAAGGGCCAAGCCATCCCTACCACTCAGACAAAAGAGAAGATCCATAAGCGGAACCCATTCCAGTACAGCTCCCCTAGTTTGGGAGAAAAGACAGCCAGGACCCCAGCATATCAGTGTGGTGTGCCCACCGGCCTCTTCGACCATAGGAGGAGCGCTGAGACTGCATCTAGAGCCGACACGCCTGTCTCCACCTGTCCACCTGTCAGGACAGGGCGTAGCCTCAGAACCCCACTGGTTCCTTTCCACCGCCCCTCATCCTTCGAGACCACGTCCACGTCAGCCGCTGTTTTCAGCTCCCCTTTCCCCAGCTTGACCCGGAGACCTACGGCGACGGGGCCTTCAGGAAGGTACTTCCTCCATGGCCACGCGTCCGGTTCGGGCCACCGCTGGGGTTCGTCCCCGACCCTGGCCCCGGGACTGGCGGAGAGCAGCGTGGTACACGTGGCCAAGGACCGGACGACGTACGTTGAGCTGTCCACGAACAAGACCAATCACGTACAGGTCAGAAgcagggaggagaaagggagcgAGGGAAAGGAGGACAGGAGGCGAGATTTGGCCgcaggagagaggggaagggaaagtgagagggaaagggggagcAGGATgacagaggaaagaggaggagagcagaTAGGAAGACGGGAAGAGGAGTGTGTAGATGAGACAGATATCAGCGAGTCAGATGAGAGGACGAGCCCAGAGAAGAAGCAGGGCTTTCCCTCTTT GTCCCTGTCCAGCTCCATTGACCCTGGTATCACCCTCAGCCCATACATAGCACTGAACACAGAGGAGAGACGCAGGAGGTTCAGATGGATGTGTAATACAGATGCTGGGAAGCTGCCAATG AACACCAGGACGGAGAAAACTGTTAAGAGAAAGCTTAAATTTCTACCGTTTTCCAG GATAAATGAATCTACTGAAAGCAAAGCACAGCAGTTGTTTTAG